One genomic window of Azospirillum sp. TSH100 includes the following:
- a CDS encoding methyl-accepting chemotaxis protein, producing MSIATRIALGFAAVLLLTLAVAVVGWSGLNTYASQVEIAAQTARLDTLLYSARQEEARYLLDVDPSASRRVRQLTDQMRSEAEALLALPNHAVPPDTLREALEKLAAYRKSFDEVVGLEVDRFASLAKLRKQTAALLVIAQTLTQDQTARYADALARVKADPSDRAAVTTLESSALLATIAGRLIQETRGALLDVQQFLIDHGGAGRNSLNGSIDRLLTIVGDVRKAANDGDALRESEKLTASVMGVETEFLLVADIVARRNAARDAMRDAARTVNDQVTQLVAAQTAEREAGRSRAVLLLWSGALGALAVGTVLSILIARSLTGPIAATTRAVQHLSEGDLTVAVPGTGRQDELGSIGRAVATVIQVLHGLHGEMHRLSGKSVEAVEMEKGPAFHGAYGEMVALLQQTGAAFRTIGEQATQVAVAAGQASTAISHVSDGASEQTDDLDQVATAVGQSARAIAHVTDSTRDASDMVKDAADFADGGRADMARLLRVSQTIAENSRRIGRITEAITQIAVKTNILSVNASIEAARAGEQGKGFEVVAEEVGKLADNAVESARQIAEIIEAAAALAEEGKTVTEQARRRMDGLAERVDRIDGAFQSVAVAMEEQQASVREIERSIESVRTVASKNAAASEEIAATMVHLSRLADETRRQVSRFQAG from the coding sequence ATGTCGATCGCCACCCGCATCGCCCTGGGATTCGCCGCCGTGCTGCTGCTGACGCTCGCCGTCGCCGTCGTCGGTTGGAGCGGGCTGAACACCTACGCCTCGCAGGTGGAGATTGCTGCCCAGACCGCCCGGCTGGACACGCTGCTGTATAGCGCCCGGCAGGAAGAGGCCCGCTATCTGCTGGACGTCGACCCCTCCGCCAGCCGGCGGGTGCGCCAGTTGACCGACCAGATGAGGAGCGAGGCTGAAGCGCTGCTGGCCCTGCCCAACCATGCCGTGCCGCCCGACACGCTGCGGGAAGCGCTGGAGAAGCTGGCGGCCTACCGGAAATCCTTCGACGAGGTGGTGGGGCTGGAGGTCGACCGTTTCGCCAGCCTGGCGAAGCTGCGCAAACAGACAGCCGCCCTGCTGGTGATCGCCCAGACCCTGACACAGGATCAGACGGCGCGCTATGCCGACGCACTGGCCCGGGTGAAGGCCGATCCGAGCGACCGGGCCGCGGTGACCACGTTGGAATCCTCGGCCCTGCTGGCGACCATCGCCGGGCGGCTGATCCAGGAGACCCGCGGCGCGCTGCTGGATGTACAGCAATTCCTGATCGACCACGGCGGTGCCGGGCGCAATTCGCTCAACGGCAGCATCGATCGGCTGCTGACCATCGTCGGCGATGTGCGAAAGGCTGCCAATGACGGCGACGCTCTGCGCGAATCGGAGAAGCTGACCGCCTCTGTCATGGGGGTGGAAACGGAATTCCTGCTGGTCGCCGACATCGTCGCCCGACGCAATGCCGCCCGCGACGCCATGCGCGACGCCGCCAGGACCGTGAACGATCAGGTGACACAACTGGTCGCCGCCCAGACGGCGGAGCGGGAGGCCGGACGGTCGCGCGCCGTGCTGCTGCTGTGGAGCGGCGCGCTCGGCGCACTGGCCGTCGGCACGGTTTTGTCGATCCTGATCGCCCGCAGCCTGACCGGCCCCATCGCCGCCACCACCAGAGCGGTACAGCACCTGTCGGAAGGCGATCTGACGGTCGCGGTGCCGGGAACCGGCCGGCAGGACGAGTTGGGATCCATCGGCCGTGCCGTCGCCACCGTCATCCAGGTGCTGCACGGGCTGCATGGCGAGATGCACAGACTGTCTGGAAAGAGTGTGGAGGCCGTGGAGATGGAAAAGGGTCCGGCCTTCCATGGAGCCTATGGCGAGATGGTGGCTCTGTTGCAGCAGACCGGTGCGGCCTTCCGCACCATCGGCGAACAGGCGACTCAGGTCGCCGTCGCCGCAGGGCAAGCCAGCACCGCCATCTCCCACGTGTCGGACGGCGCATCTGAACAGACCGACGATCTGGATCAGGTGGCGACGGCGGTCGGCCAGTCGGCCCGCGCCATCGCCCATGTCACCGACAGCACGCGTGATGCCTCCGACATGGTGAAGGATGCCGCCGACTTCGCCGATGGCGGACGGGCGGACATGGCACGGCTTCTGCGCGTATCACAGACCATCGCCGAGAACAGCCGTCGCATCGGCCGCATCACCGAGGCCATCACCCAGATCGCAGTGAAGACCAACATCCTGTCGGTCAACGCCTCCATCGAAGCCGCCCGCGCCGGCGAGCAGGGCAAGGGCTTCGAGGTGGTGGCCGAGGAGGTCGGCAAACTCGCCGACAACGCGGTGGAAAGTGCCCGGCAGATCGCCGAGATCATCGAAGCCGCCGCGGCGCTGGCCGAAGAGGGCAAGACGGTGACCGAACAAGCCCGGCGCCGGATGGACGGGCTCGCGGAGCGGGTCGACCGCATCGATGGCGCCTTCCAATCGGTCGCGGTTGCCATGGAGGAGCAGCAGGCCTCAGTCCGTGAGATCGAACGGTCGATCGAAAGCGTGCGCACAGTCGCCTCCAAGAACGCCGCCGCGTCAGAGGAAATCGCCGCAACCATGGTGCATCTCTCCCGGCTGGCGGACGAGACGCGGCGTCAGGTGTCACGGTTCCAAGCCGGCTGA
- a CDS encoding DUF2934 domain-containing protein: MSVDVEQRIRDRAYAIWLEEGRPHGRDADHWLQAERAILAEAVAVPDHSPVVAVVKAPRKTTNAKPRGVVKTADTNAASEEPPKARKPRTRKTTTT; encoded by the coding sequence ATGAGCGTGGATGTCGAACAGCGCATCCGTGACCGCGCCTATGCGATCTGGCTGGAAGAGGGCCGACCTCACGGCCGCGATGCCGACCACTGGCTCCAGGCCGAGCGCGCGATCTTGGCCGAAGCCGTGGCCGTTCCAGACCATTCGCCGGTCGTGGCCGTCGTCAAGGCGCCGCGTAAGACCACCAACGCCAAGCCACGTGGCGTCGTGAAGACCGCAGATACGAACGCGGCATCTGAAGAGCCGCCGAAGGCGCGCAAGCCTCGGACCCGCAAGACGACCACCACCTGA
- the mltG gene encoding endolytic transglycosylase MltG: protein MGWGLRIFAGTLALAIGAAGGIGVWGYQRYSAPGPLEQSETVVIPRGSGLEAIAITLGDSNVIASPLVFVAAAKLSGIFRELKAGEYQFPAGISIEGVLEQMRQGRTVVHRFTVPEGLTSAQVVALLARETGLTGEVPKPPKEGSLLPETYHFAYGDSRAALIERMQTAMTQALAEAWKNRDQNLPFETPQQALTLASIVEKETGIAAERPRVAGVFVNRLEAGMKLQSDPTVIYALTDGSGELGRALNRNDWKVESSYNTYVATGLPPGPIANPGKASIHAVMKPERHEFLYFVADGTGGHVFAKSLADHNRNVTKWREVQQNRQPERGETSSE from the coding sequence ATGGGCTGGGGTCTCCGAATTTTCGCGGGGACGCTGGCCCTCGCGATCGGTGCGGCGGGAGGAATCGGCGTCTGGGGTTACCAGCGCTATTCGGCGCCCGGACCGCTGGAGCAATCAGAGACGGTCGTCATCCCGCGCGGCAGCGGTCTGGAGGCTATTGCCATCACGCTGGGCGACTCCAACGTGATCGCTTCGCCGCTGGTCTTCGTCGCCGCAGCAAAGCTGAGCGGTATCTTCCGTGAACTGAAGGCTGGCGAATACCAGTTCCCCGCAGGAATCAGCATCGAAGGTGTTCTGGAGCAGATGCGCCAGGGCCGTACCGTCGTTCACCGCTTCACCGTGCCGGAAGGACTGACCTCGGCGCAGGTCGTGGCGCTGCTTGCTCGGGAAACCGGCCTGACCGGTGAGGTTCCGAAGCCGCCCAAGGAAGGCTCCCTGCTGCCGGAGACCTACCATTTTGCCTATGGTGACAGCCGCGCCGCCCTGATCGAGCGGATGCAGACGGCGATGACCCAGGCGCTGGCCGAGGCCTGGAAGAACCGCGATCAGAACCTGCCGTTCGAGACGCCGCAGCAGGCGCTGACACTTGCCTCCATTGTCGAGAAGGAAACCGGCATCGCCGCGGAGCGCCCGCGGGTGGCGGGTGTCTTCGTCAATCGGTTGGAAGCGGGCATGAAGCTCCAGTCCGACCCGACGGTGATCTACGCGCTGACCGACGGCAGCGGCGAGTTGGGACGGGCGCTGAACCGCAACGACTGGAAGGTCGAGTCGTCCTACAACACCTATGTCGCGACCGGCCTGCCACCGGGGCCCATCGCCAACCCGGGCAAGGCGTCGATTCATGCGGTCATGAAGCCGGAACGGCACGAGTTCCTGTATTTCGTTGCCGATGGCACCGGCGGCCATGTCTTCGCCAAGTCGCTGGCGGACCATAACCGCAATGTCACCAAATGGCGCGAGGTCCAGCAGAACCGGCAACCCGAGCGTGGCGAAACCTCATCGGAGTGA